One genomic region from Pseudoduganella dura encodes:
- a CDS encoding class I SAM-dependent methyltransferase: MQRILAAALLAATCSAPAFADDALKAAIGGSHRSADNVKRDAYRHPYETLTFFGIRPEMTVVELSPGGGWYTEILAPYLRERGKLVAAGATPESKAANVAKAGERFKQKLDANSAVFGKVQLGAFEPGNGVFNYGAKGSADMVLTFRNVHNWMEPGDARLKGVLKSVYDTLKPGGVFGVVEHRLPAGKTQDPTASSGYLHEAYVIRMAEAAGFRLAAKSEVNANPKDMADHQGGVWALPPTYANKEVDREKYAAIGESDRMTLKFVKP; this comes from the coding sequence ATGCAACGAATCCTCGCCGCCGCCCTGCTGGCTGCCACCTGCAGCGCACCCGCATTCGCGGACGATGCCCTGAAGGCCGCCATCGGCGGCAGCCACCGCAGCGCCGACAACGTGAAGCGGGACGCCTACCGCCACCCCTACGAAACGCTGACCTTCTTCGGAATCCGGCCGGAGATGACCGTGGTCGAACTGTCCCCCGGCGGCGGCTGGTACACGGAGATCCTGGCGCCCTACCTGCGCGAGCGCGGCAAGCTGGTCGCCGCCGGCGCCACGCCGGAATCGAAAGCGGCCAACGTGGCGAAGGCCGGCGAACGCTTCAAGCAGAAGCTCGATGCGAATTCCGCCGTGTTTGGCAAGGTGCAACTGGGCGCGTTCGAACCGGGCAACGGCGTGTTCAACTACGGTGCCAAAGGCAGCGCGGACATGGTGCTGACCTTCCGCAACGTGCACAACTGGATGGAGCCGGGCGACGCGCGGCTCAAGGGCGTGCTGAAAAGCGTGTACGACACGCTCAAGCCGGGCGGCGTGTTCGGTGTTGTCGAGCACCGCCTGCCCGCGGGCAAAACGCAGGATCCCACGGCGTCCAGCGGCTACCTGCACGAAGCCTATGTGATCCGGATGGCGGAAGCGGCCGGTTTCAGGCTGGCGGCGAAATCGGAAGTGAACGCCAATCCGAAAGATATGGCCGATCACCAGGGCGGCGTGTGGGCGCTGCCGCCGACTTACGCGAACAAGGAAGTGGACCGGGAAAAATACGCGGCGATCGGCGAGAGCGATCGCATGACACTGAAGTTCGTGAAGCCATGA
- a CDS encoding PEP-CTERM sorting domain-containing protein, whose protein sequence is MRKALVGLILAATALTSHAGGYFTEDATPFDTLIGAGAQHQDFSGPYTQTGYSWSWGDVTFTCNVVQWCNNSSFAFGGYNDHFNFVEGNFVYYAPPDSATFTFANPIIAFGVDVYGIGGGQYSPGGALQPTPMLVTFEDGSHEFFTNHVHNYNISVPVFAGILFDRPVSSITVSGEWENNGMFFTNVRYVTAPVPEPSTCAMLFGGLAVMGAIARRRSKVAHTSH, encoded by the coding sequence ATGCGTAAAGCACTAGTTGGGTTGATACTGGCCGCGACGGCCCTCACGTCGCACGCCGGCGGTTATTTCACCGAAGACGCCACGCCGTTCGATACCCTGATCGGCGCCGGCGCCCAGCACCAGGACTTCTCGGGCCCTTATACCCAGACCGGTTATTCGTGGAGCTGGGGCGATGTCACATTTACCTGCAATGTCGTGCAGTGGTGCAACAACAGCAGCTTTGCCTTCGGCGGCTATAACGATCACTTTAACTTTGTCGAGGGCAACTTCGTTTACTACGCTCCACCAGATAGCGCTACCTTCACATTCGCCAATCCGATCATTGCCTTCGGTGTCGATGTGTACGGGATCGGCGGTGGCCAGTATTCGCCGGGCGGTGCGCTGCAGCCGACACCGATGCTGGTGACGTTCGAGGACGGTTCGCATGAATTCTTCACGAACCATGTCCACAACTACAACATTTCGGTGCCGGTATTCGCCGGTATCCTGTTCGACCGGCCCGTTTCGTCCATCACGGTTTCCGGCGAGTGGGAGAACAACGGCATGTTCTTCACGAACGTGCGCTATGTGACGGCGCCGGTGCCGGAGCCGTCCACCTGCGCGATGCTGTTCGGCGGGCTGGCCGTGATGGGCGCGATCGCGCGGCGGCGCAGCAAAGTTGCGCACACATCACATTGA